A single window of Leptospira koniambonensis DNA harbors:
- a CDS encoding LIC11177 family protein, translated as MADKKKTILPDVLMREKLQKIALNEKAKAARIVGSDKVGSESDPRKEDGPGSKIFKAIDESLSDLRYYFLEGEYGDKVAELFNRNESQFDRLGITPRRFLEFARESFDRFKQLQKKMPLEPMNKKGWEYLERSLSELIGKLNEKFNK; from the coding sequence TTGGCGGATAAAAAGAAAACAATTCTCCCCGACGTTCTTATGAGGGAGAAATTACAAAAGATCGCCCTTAACGAAAAAGCAAAAGCAGCCAGGATAGTAGGATCCGATAAAGTCGGCTCTGAATCCGATCCAAGAAAGGAAGATGGGCCAGGCTCTAAAATTTTTAAGGCTATAGACGAATCCCTTTCTGATCTTAGATATTATTTTCTGGAAGGAGAATATGGAGACAAGGTCGCCGAACTTTTCAATCGTAATGAAAGCCAATTCGACAGATTAGGAATCACTCCTCGTAGATTTTTGGAATTCGCAAGAGAGTCATTTGATCGTTTCAAACAATTACAGAAAAAAATGCCTTTGGAACCCATGAACAAAAAGGGTTGGGAGTATCTAGAAAGAAGTTTATCCGAATTAATCGGAAAATTAAACGAGAAGTTTAATAAGTAA
- a CDS encoding rhomboid family intramembrane serine protease, which produces MAKRNPTSGPKLFGFSLVHPLNLVLFFNIFVWALLMMEGGRGIITYFFGLNPSLVIEKKMYWQVFTYGFLHVVGGDFFSSLIHIGMNMFGLFTVGFWLCRYIGGWKFLSVYLLSQLGGGLFVLSFSYIGWKTGLVPENSIWDSYHSATVGASGGVFGVLAAFSLMFPEARFVFPPVRAKFAPWVLIGVGFSVDAYYLLQFHSSGVMSQSLFGMMSNSGHLGGAVFGLVSLLGLQKFGGKTRTPIFVRRWEKPKENQERVIVRPKNLEDPFETQVRKNRELLSKLYGISDPKEKEDILSPIQAENTNLCPPSDYNPEDMFCLRCEWLQNCELRKLKKDNPGL; this is translated from the coding sequence ATGGCAAAGAGAAATCCGACCTCAGGTCCGAAGCTTTTCGGATTCTCGCTAGTTCATCCACTGAATCTGGTATTATTCTTCAATATTTTCGTCTGGGCACTTCTGATGATGGAAGGTGGACGAGGAATTATTACTTACTTCTTCGGATTAAACCCAAGCCTAGTCATTGAAAAGAAAATGTACTGGCAGGTATTCACTTATGGATTCTTGCACGTAGTTGGTGGAGATTTTTTCTCTTCTCTCATTCATATTGGGATGAATATGTTCGGACTATTCACAGTTGGTTTCTGGCTCTGCAGATATATCGGCGGTTGGAAATTTTTAAGTGTGTATCTTCTCTCCCAACTAGGTGGGGGACTTTTTGTTTTGTCTTTTTCTTATATAGGTTGGAAGACAGGACTCGTTCCTGAAAATTCTATTTGGGATAGTTATCATTCTGCTACTGTAGGTGCAAGTGGGGGAGTTTTCGGAGTGCTTGCTGCATTCAGCTTAATGTTCCCTGAAGCAAGATTTGTATTTCCTCCTGTGAGAGCAAAATTTGCTCCTTGGGTTTTGATTGGTGTTGGATTTTCAGTAGATGCTTATTACCTTCTTCAATTCCATTCCAGTGGTGTCATGTCTCAAAGTCTTTTTGGGATGATGAGTAACTCCGGGCATTTGGGTGGAGCAGTATTCGGTCTAGTCAGTCTTCTTGGCTTACAGAAATTCGGAGGAAAAACTAGAACTCCAATTTTTGTAAGAAGATGGGAAAAGCCTAAGGAAAATCAGGAAAGGGTAATCGTTCGTCCTAAAAATTTGGAAGACCCTTTTGAGACACAGGTCCGGAAAAATAGAGAACTCTTAAGCAAGCTATATGGAATTTCGGACCCAAAGGAGAAGGAAGATATTCTCTCTCCTATACAAGCCGAGAATACGAATCTATGTCCTCCCTCGGACTATAATCCAGAGGATATGTTTTGTCTTCGTTGTGAATGGCTCCAGAATTGCGAATTAAGAAAATTAAAAAAAGATAACCCCGGGCTTTGA